In a genomic window of Hyphomonas sp.:
- a CDS encoding trehalose-6-phosphate synthase, whose product MTDQTSSQASRLIAVSNRTAAGQESRAGGLAVALWDTLADTRGLWIGWSGRILDFPSSRAKRSEEDGVEFALTDYSRDQYDGFYLGYANSVLWPVMHNRIDLAVFDSAFYRYYVEINEKFADIVQQQATPSDIVWVHDYHFLLLGDMLREDGWTGKCGFFLHIPFPAPEVFRAIPQHRKLARGLFAYDVVGLQCGKDLANLAQYLEEEFGAEELPDGRFRVEDRIVHLLHCPIGIDSRSFAEAATAEPATLAAARLSRFLGDRDLVIGVDRMDYSKGLPQRFEGMAKLFDRYPDLHGRISFTQIAPPSRSVVEEYAQLREQLDALSGRINGDYGDLDWMPIRYLARGYDREEIAGLYRRAKACLVTPLQDGMNLVAKEFVAAQDPEDPGVLILSQFAGAAEQMKEAIIINPYDSSAIAEAVKQAIEMSREERCMRWQSLYENIMSQDIHWWRTRFLTAFDEVPA is encoded by the coding sequence ATGACAGACCAGACATCGTCACAAGCATCGCGATTGATCGCCGTGTCGAACCGGACGGCTGCCGGGCAGGAAAGCCGGGCTGGTGGACTGGCCGTGGCCCTCTGGGACACGCTGGCAGACACACGGGGACTGTGGATCGGCTGGAGCGGCCGCATCCTGGACTTTCCCAGCAGCCGCGCAAAACGAAGCGAGGAAGACGGGGTCGAGTTCGCGCTGACCGACTATTCCCGTGACCAGTATGACGGCTTCTATCTCGGCTATGCGAACAGCGTGCTGTGGCCAGTGATGCACAACCGGATCGATCTCGCCGTCTTCGATTCCGCCTTCTATCGCTACTATGTCGAGATCAATGAGAAGTTTGCCGACATCGTGCAGCAGCAGGCCACGCCGTCAGACATCGTCTGGGTGCATGACTATCATTTCCTGTTGCTGGGCGACATGCTGCGCGAAGATGGCTGGACCGGGAAGTGCGGTTTCTTCCTGCACATTCCGTTTCCCGCGCCGGAAGTGTTCCGTGCCATCCCGCAGCACCGCAAGCTGGCGCGTGGCCTGTTCGCCTATGATGTGGTGGGCCTGCAATGCGGCAAGGATCTCGCAAACCTTGCCCAATACCTGGAAGAGGAATTCGGGGCCGAGGAATTGCCGGACGGCCGGTTCAGGGTCGAAGACCGGATCGTGCACCTGCTGCACTGCCCCATCGGCATCGACAGCCGGAGCTTTGCCGAGGCGGCCACGGCGGAACCAGCCACGCTTGCCGCGGCGCGCCTGTCGCGCTTCCTGGGGGATCGGGACCTGGTCATCGGTGTAGACCGGATGGATTATTCCAAGGGCCTGCCGCAGCGGTTCGAAGGCATGGCCAAACTGTTCGACCGGTATCCGGACCTGCACGGACGCATCTCGTTCACGCAGATCGCGCCACCTTCGCGGTCCGTGGTGGAGGAGTATGCCCAATTGCGCGAACAGCTCGACGCGCTCTCCGGACGGATCAATGGCGATTATGGTGACCTGGACTGGATGCCTATCCGGTATCTGGCGCGGGGATATGATCGCGAGGAAATTGCCGGTCTCTACCGCCGCGCCAAGGCCTGTCTCGTCACGCCATTGCAGGACGGCATGAATCTTGTTGCGAAGGAATTCGTTGCGGCGCAGGACCCGGAAGATCCGGGTGTTCTGATCCTGTCGCAATTCGCCGGTGCCGCGGAACAGATGAAGGAGGCGATCATCATCAATCCCTATGACAGTTCGGCAATTGCGGAAGCGGTCAAGCAGGCCATTGAAATGTCCCGAGAAGAGCGCTGCATGCGTTGGCAGAGCCTGTATGAGAACATCATGTCGCAAGACATCCACTGGTGGCGGACACGCTTCCTGACGGCCTTTGACGAGGTGCCCGCATGA
- the otsB gene encoding trehalose-phosphatase: MTQLLSTPPQLDRSVALFLDFDGTLSPLQDDPDAVFLEPGMDTVLARLSSILDGAVAILSGRDLSDLSKRVPQSLWRFGNHGLRAASPGTPAGEVAAPAPADLLADMMAIVTAYDGVRLEEKGPVLAVHYRAAPDRGAMLTEKLGDVISRYTDYSLQSGKMVLEAKPSGANKGVCLRRAMETEPFAGRTPVMIGDDRTDEDAFGMARQLGGWAVKVGPGETQAGYRLESHRDVAAFLKQALETS; the protein is encoded by the coding sequence ATGACCCAGCTGCTGTCGACCCCACCGCAGCTTGATCGCTCAGTCGCCCTGTTCCTGGATTTCGACGGTACCCTGTCACCGCTTCAGGATGATCCGGACGCCGTCTTCCTGGAGCCCGGCATGGACACTGTTCTGGCGCGCCTCTCCAGCATTCTTGACGGCGCTGTGGCGATCCTGTCGGGCCGGGATCTTTCAGACTTGTCGAAACGGGTGCCGCAATCGCTCTGGCGATTTGGCAATCATGGCCTTCGTGCAGCGTCGCCGGGCACGCCGGCAGGGGAGGTCGCAGCGCCTGCGCCGGCAGACCTTCTGGCGGACATGATGGCCATTGTCACGGCATATGATGGGGTTCGACTCGAAGAGAAAGGGCCTGTGCTTGCCGTGCACTACCGGGCGGCCCCGGACCGCGGCGCGATGCTGACAGAGAAGCTTGGCGACGTCATAAGTAGGTATACAGATTATTCGCTGCAGTCCGGCAAGATGGTGCTGGAGGCAAAGCCGAGCGGCGCAAACAAGGGCGTCTGCCTGCGCCGTGCGATGGAGACGGAGCCCTTTGCCGGGCGCACGCCGGTCATGATCGGTGACGACCGGACAGACGAGGACGCGTTCGGCATGGCCCGGCAGCTGGGAGGCTGGGCCGTGAAAGTGGGCCCGGGCGAGACGCAGGCAGGATATCGGCTGGAATCGCATCGCGATGTTGCGGCATTCCTCAAACAGGCATTGGAAACATCATGA